The Deltaproteobacteria bacterium sequence AAGCACGGCATCAAGGAGTGATGCCCGCCGCCGGCCGGCGCGACGGCCGGACACGCCGCGGCGCACACCGGCGTCGCGCTGCGCGCCGCGTCACGGCGGCCCGGCCGCGTACCGCGCACCGACTTCGGCCGCCGACATCGCCCGGTTGTAGACGGCGACGCGATCGAACGTGCCGAGCCACGGCCGATCGCCGGTGAGTTCGTTGGCGATCGCGAACCGGTATCCGGCATCCCACGCCGCCAGGGAGCCGCCAACCCGGTGCGCCCGCCGCAGGCGGCCGTCGACGTACAGCTCGCGTCGCCCGTCGGCCCGGCGTACGAGCACGACGTACGCCGGCCGACGAGCCGCGGCATCGCCGACCGGCGAATGCGTCGCCGGCGTGCCGTTGGCGGTGGTGAGGTCGGTCCGCAGGCGTCCGACGAACTGTCGCTGCTGCTGGCCGAGCGTGACGTTGCGGTGCCCCGGGTCGGCCGACAGCGTCGCGATCCGCGCCGGACCCGCCTGCGTCGCGTTGGCCGGGGTGATCCACGCCTCGATCGTCAGCTCCCCGGTCAGCTGGGCTGCCGTGACGATCTTGGTCGCCGGCTCGGCGCTGGCGATGACGGTTGCCGCGTCCACGGTCAGCGTCCCGGGTCCCCAGGTCACGTTGGCCGGGTCGGCGATGACGAGGTCAATCGCCGGCGCGATGCCCGAGCGGTCGGCCACGACCGCGCCCGCGCCGTCGTCGAACTCCCACACCGCGATCGCACCGCCGGCCGGGGGCGCCTGTCCGACGCAGGCTCCGACGGCACACGTCGCGCCGGCGCCGCACGCCGCGCCGTCGGCGGCGAACGTGCAGTCGGCGCGACAGCAGGCAGCCGGCGCGTCGCACAGTTCGAGTCGCTCGACCACTCCGTCACCGCAACGACCTCCGGTCGCACCGAGGTCGAACGCCATCGCGGCGGCCACGTCTGCCGCGGTCTTCGCGTAGCTCGACACCTGGACGTCGTCGATGGCGCCGTGCAGAGTCGGCGCGCCGTCCGCGTCGCTGCCGATGCGCCAGGCCGGGCCGGCCACCGCGCAGGGGCTCGCGACCAGCGGCCGCGCGTCGGTCTGCACGCCGTCGACGAAGAACCGCGCTTCGGCGCCGTCCCACGCAACCGCGACGTGGTGCCACGCGCCCGCGCCGACGACGGCCGTCGCACTGGTGACGTCGACATCCGTTGTACATGCATCGTTCGTCACCACGCGAATCGCGCCGCCCGCCGCGAGCTCGACGTGGAACGTCGCCCGCGGCGACGCCGCGTCGTCCTTGTCCCCGAACAGCGGATCGGCCGCGTCGTCCGCGTCCCGCCGCACCCACGCCTCGACGGTGAGCGGCGGCGCGATGCCGATCGCCGGATCCTTCGGGAGCCAGCCGGAGCCGCCGGAGAGGACCAGCGCGCTGGCGCGAGGTCCGTCGGCGGCCAGCGTCCACGCGCCGAGCAGGTGGATGTCGAACCCGTTGCCGGACCGATCGGGGACGTCGCCCATCCACGCCACGTCGAACCCGTAGGCGAGCCGGTCGCCGATCCGAGGGTCGCGCGCGGGTGGACCGCCGTCTGACGGCGATGCATCGACCGGCGCGCGCGCGTCCGCCGTCGCGGCGGCATCCACGCGCTGCGCGTCGCCGACGTCGGCCCGCAGCACGCACGCGGGCAACGCCAGCGCTCCGATCGCCACGGCGCCGCAAGCCCGCGCAGCCACGTACCGAGCATAGCGCACGCGGCGGTCAGAACGGGATGGCAACCGCGATCCCGGCGCGGCCGGCGCCGACGACC is a genomic window containing:
- a CDS encoding LamG domain-containing protein yields the protein MAIGALALPACVLRADVGDAQRVDAAATADARAPVDASPSDGGPPARDPRIGDRLAYGFDVAWMGDVPDRSGNGFDIHLLGAWTLAADGPRASALVLSGGSGWLPKDPAIGIAPPLTVEAWVRRDADDAADPLFGDKDDAASPRATFHVELAAGGAIRVVTNDACTTDVDVTSATAVVGAGAWHHVAVAWDGAEARFFVDGVQTDARPLVASPCAVAGPAWRIGSDADGAPTLHGAIDDVQVSSYAKTAADVAAAMAFDLGATGGRCGDGVVERLELCDAPAACCRADCTFAADGAACGAGATCAVGACVGQAPPAGGAIAVWEFDDGAGAVVADRSGIAPAIDLVIADPANVTWGPGTLTVDAATVIASAEPATKIVTAAQLTGELTIEAWITPANATQAGPARIATLSADPGHRNVTLGQQQRQFVGRLRTDLTTANGTPATHSPVGDAAARRPAYVVLVRRADGRRELYVDGRLRRAHRVGGSLAAWDAGYRFAIANELTGDRPWLGTFDRVAVYNRAMSAAEVGARYAAGPP